One genomic segment of Candidatus Hinthialibacter antarcticus includes these proteins:
- a CDS encoding S8 family serine peptidase, producing the protein MNEVVSSLNRFTCRYAFVFLLALFVTLAPNAQETGPTISTVAGSGAAEYNGDGIPALQAGLAKPSSVFVTDDGSIYIADTQNNRIRKVLPNGTISTVAGNGQVGYDPDAASAIATPLNKPEAVFVKDGFLYIADTFNNRIRKVSPNGDIETVAGNGDIGFSGEGGLAAEAALNRPRDLFVDDDGSIYIADTLNNRIRKVLPDGTIITVAGNGLQGVDVDGIPATESRLFQPAGVFVDADGVIYIADTRNHQVRKVDVDGTIFLVAGSGQPQLSGDGGPAIEGRLRNPEGVAVDPFGNIYIADTGNHVIRRVNVKGIISTVAGTGAEGFFGEGIEALNADLDSPNFVFVEQDGDLYIADAGNQRVRFVDMPQFVSANAGPDLVTYIGNPISIQGNATGGTGNVSFSWEVLSGANLDVGQFTSADTAQTTFVPTASGTYVLRLVAEDEQTASADSVTVLVNDFVVADAGPSKITLIQSGIQLSGSAAGGAGQYSYLWEVISGPNLSANQFANAQAAETVFSPFEAGLYVVSLETTDGQQPTSFDTASVLVLNVNPVKSVLITDSGDTVEDISNGLDRDPADQRELAVRWIFQPGLIPTSDISEIRVSVQQDGAGDFVYLGSPADPQDSLFIWSAVSSDSIDTNFDNGPEFNHTYAFEILVITKSGTPISYGPFDSAGPVQFLQELPPTETPVPTNTPLPPTNTPIPPTVTNTPVPPTATNTPAPGQPTNTPVPPTSTPIIVVPPTATATSTPAPGQPTNTPAPPTNTPQPGEPTNTPVPPTATNTPAPGQPTNTPAPPTATNTPAPPTNTPAPGQPTNTPVPPTATTPPVPPTATNTPAPGQPTNTPAPPTNTPAPGQPTNTPAPPTVTNTPAPAQPTNTPVPPTATVPPDDSIALVVNAPAVEGQIAMAGDEDWYRFETSTGGTYVIETHQASGQVSMDTVLLLFGPNNRTSLLAIDDEGGAGSFSKISMTLQANAVYYAAVVGFFDSTGFYGIDVNFQPPSPTATPTPTLPPLPPTLTPTPSPTPLPGPANIRVEPLELSFTNIEDGANNAGRTVVMKQPIQDRAPVTDWGIYLRSGTIATGRQNLFQLMSSAHPQASANGGVEHVMIQFERLPTLQEREQLAKRGIRLLDYVPNMAFWASVDVDAQGASALMTLTKSDRVRWSSNVSNVDRLSPAAVNGEFPPNALLDDGRVIIVVIVFPDVNDIAARAAITAAGGEVQGIEFEDVYRVAVDPQKMQAIASIDAVRWIEPLLPERIENNVTAAQRSQASTLRSPQFNMTGRDVTVGVWDGGAVYPHTDFGNRLTLGNNVSYGNHGTHVAGTIGGSGASAANSLGMAPSVAIRSYDWTNDVSEMNAAIDLGVRLSNHSYGYIAGWYYNGGWQDTGDRLFGLYAYSARGYDDVVYKKNLLIFKSAGNDRNDGPDAYNGGPRRDGPYDTIPAVGVAKNIVTIGALEDNDTMSSFSSWGPANDGRVKPDICANGVSLYSTTLNNSHGYMSGTSMSSPSACGTAALLYQYFLEQHGEDPLASSMKAMLIHGARDLGRVGPDYEYGWGIMQAENTANLINNLQWREGEVTDGSMLSYRVSVPAGEPELKVTVVWTDPPGPYSTDTPLINNLDLVLVSPSGVTHRPWVLNKNQPSVAATRGVNTVDNVEQVVVANPEAGTWTYRVEGTLVPTGPNTFSVVSDFFSSVNDSQSFRVYNDGQGTLQVSSLDFDVDSDWIDLDPPAPFNVEPGENQKVNVNVDFGLAPVGAFSRRVEVFNNDADQSKNPYPNGVYLRFDVEATPTPVPPTNTPVPPTATNTPLPTNTPTITPTPVPPTITPTPLPPTNTPTPGPPTNTPTPGPPTNTPVPPTVTNTPVPGQPTNTPVPPTNTPVPGQPTNTPVPPTNTPVPGQPTNTPVPPTNTPVPGQPTNTPVPPTNTPVPGQPTNTPVPGQPTNTPVPPVATSTPAPGQPTNTPVPPTNTPVPTPTPPLGERVYTFPFEPFGASLIDLGFAAFPFTADTGIEVTPSDPAMPEASNGVGLRVTVPAGQLVTIIGPQVELGSNPARISGWYNAMSESLQVAVGAFTQISGVDGSAGYSYNSAPEVSLGEWRQIRIELVQEYTSVTPFITLFNEGEQTATFYFDNMVIDQNETLRQPDDFVALGEWQPNLFLSPDTSGSATFDGSDLVLELAPGDEAVRFGSLYDMGEAPKKFAAEFDVVRDTNDIGGTLTLLIGNGSNMAIHEIPLAQVPLGSTKTFVVSGMASVQNNPMMLVAQIVGEGVHKVRITGVRAFEMEP; encoded by the coding sequence ATGAACGAGGTTGTGAGCTCATTAAACCGATTTACTTGCAGGTATGCGTTTGTATTTTTGCTGGCTTTATTCGTTACTCTCGCGCCAAATGCGCAAGAGACCGGGCCGACGATCAGCACTGTCGCTGGTAGTGGAGCCGCCGAATATAACGGAGACGGCATCCCCGCCTTACAGGCCGGATTGGCGAAGCCGTCCAGCGTTTTCGTAACGGATGACGGTTCGATTTATATTGCGGATACCCAGAACAACCGAATTCGCAAAGTCTTGCCCAATGGCACGATTTCTACCGTAGCGGGCAACGGGCAGGTCGGGTATGACCCTGACGCCGCCTCAGCAATCGCGACCCCATTGAATAAACCCGAAGCCGTCTTCGTGAAAGATGGCTTTTTGTATATTGCGGATACATTCAATAACCGCATTCGCAAAGTCTCGCCCAACGGCGATATCGAAACGGTTGCAGGCAACGGCGACATCGGTTTTTCCGGTGAAGGCGGCCTCGCTGCCGAAGCGGCGTTGAACCGTCCGCGCGATTTGTTCGTTGACGACGACGGTTCGATTTATATCGCCGACACGCTGAACAACCGCATTCGCAAAGTCTTACCGGATGGGACCATTATTACGGTTGCGGGCAATGGGCTTCAGGGAGTCGATGTTGACGGTATCCCCGCGACCGAATCGCGCCTGTTTCAACCCGCAGGGGTTTTCGTGGATGCTGACGGCGTGATCTATATCGCCGATACCCGCAATCATCAGGTTCGCAAAGTCGATGTTGATGGAACCATCTTTCTGGTCGCTGGTTCGGGGCAGCCGCAGCTGTCCGGCGACGGCGGGCCTGCGATTGAAGGACGCTTGCGCAACCCCGAAGGCGTGGCGGTCGATCCGTTCGGCAATATATATATTGCTGACACGGGCAACCATGTCATTCGCCGCGTAAACGTAAAGGGAATTATTTCCACCGTTGCGGGGACCGGCGCTGAAGGTTTCTTTGGCGAAGGCATCGAAGCGCTCAATGCAGACCTGGACAGCCCCAATTTTGTTTTTGTTGAACAAGACGGCGATTTATATATTGCTGACGCTGGCAACCAGCGCGTTCGCTTTGTCGATATGCCGCAGTTTGTCAGCGCGAATGCTGGGCCTGATTTGGTGACCTACATTGGCAATCCGATCTCTATACAAGGCAATGCGACCGGCGGTACGGGCAACGTCTCATTCAGTTGGGAAGTGCTTTCCGGCGCCAATTTAGACGTCGGGCAATTCACCAGCGCCGACACCGCTCAGACGACGTTTGTTCCCACGGCAAGCGGTACGTATGTTTTGCGTCTCGTCGCCGAAGATGAACAAACCGCATCCGCTGACTCGGTCACGGTTCTTGTTAACGACTTTGTCGTTGCTGACGCCGGGCCGAGTAAGATCACGCTGATTCAAAGCGGGATTCAGCTATCAGGTTCCGCAGCAGGCGGGGCAGGGCAATATTCGTATCTGTGGGAAGTAATCTCCGGCCCGAATTTAAGCGCGAACCAGTTTGCAAACGCCCAAGCGGCGGAGACAGTGTTCTCACCATTTGAAGCGGGTTTGTACGTTGTCAGTTTAGAGACCACGGACGGGCAACAACCGACCTCGTTTGATACGGCGTCCGTCTTGGTTTTGAATGTAAATCCCGTCAAGTCGGTGTTGATTACCGACTCCGGCGACACCGTTGAAGATATTAGTAACGGCCTGGATCGCGACCCGGCTGACCAACGCGAACTGGCTGTTCGTTGGATATTCCAACCTGGTTTGATCCCCACATCCGACATCAGTGAAATTCGCGTTTCCGTCCAACAAGACGGCGCGGGCGATTTCGTCTACTTAGGCAGTCCGGCTGATCCTCAAGATTCGCTCTTTATTTGGAGCGCGGTCAGCAGCGACTCGATAGATACGAATTTTGATAACGGTCCAGAATTTAACCACACCTACGCATTTGAAATTTTAGTCATCACCAAAAGCGGGACGCCAATTTCTTATGGCCCGTTTGATTCCGCCGGCCCGGTTCAATTCTTACAAGAATTGCCGCCGACAGAAACTCCGGTTCCGACCAACACCCCGTTGCCGCCGACGAATACGCCAATTCCTCCAACCGTGACCAATACTCCGGTTCCACCGACGGCGACCAATACTCCGGCCCCCGGCCAACCGACGAATACGCCGGTTCCGCCGACCAGTACGCCGATTATTGTTGTGCCGCCAACAGCGACGGCGACGAGCACGCCTGCTCCGGGTCAGCCAACCAATACGCCTGCGCCGCCGACCAACACGCCGCAGCCGGGCGAACCGACGAATACCCCGGTTCCACCGACGGCGACCAACACGCCAGCGCCGGGACAGCCGACCAACACCCCGGCTCCTCCGACGGCGACGAACACGCCTGCTCCGCCGACGAACACTCCGGCGCCAGGGCAACCGACGAATACGCCTGTTCCACCAACCGCCACGACGCCTCCGGTTCCACCGACGGCGACAAATACGCCAGCGCCGGGACAGCCGACCAATACGCCTGCGCCTCCGACGAACACGCCAGCGCCAGGACAGCCGACGAATACGCCTGCGCCGCCGACGGTGACGAATACGCCAGCGCCTGCGCAGCCGACCAACACGCCGGTTCCGCCGACGGCGACAGTGCCGCCGGATGACTCAATTGCTTTGGTTGTGAACGCGCCAGCCGTTGAAGGTCAGATCGCAATGGCGGGCGACGAAGACTGGTACCGCTTTGAAACTTCCACAGGCGGGACGTACGTGATCGAAACCCATCAGGCGTCCGGCCAGGTTTCGATGGACACCGTCTTGCTTTTATTTGGACCGAATAACCGCACCAGCCTTCTTGCAATTGATGATGAAGGCGGCGCTGGGTCGTTCTCAAAAATTTCAATGACGCTACAAGCCAATGCCGTCTATTACGCGGCTGTGGTTGGCTTCTTTGATTCGACGGGCTTCTATGGCATCGACGTTAATTTCCAACCGCCGTCGCCGACTGCAACCCCGACCCCAACCTTGCCGCCGTTGCCGCCGACTTTGACGCCGACGCCGTCGCCGACGCCGTTGCCTGGCCCGGCGAACATCCGCGTCGAACCGCTTGAACTATCGTTTACGAATATTGAAGACGGCGCCAACAACGCGGGGCGCACCGTGGTGATGAAACAGCCGATTCAAGATCGCGCTCCTGTAACCGATTGGGGCATCTATCTCCGCAGCGGAACCATCGCGACCGGCCGTCAGAACTTGTTCCAACTGATGAGCAGCGCCCATCCGCAAGCGTCCGCCAATGGCGGCGTGGAACACGTGATGATCCAATTCGAGCGCTTACCGACTTTGCAAGAACGCGAACAACTCGCCAAGCGCGGTATTCGTCTGTTGGATTATGTTCCGAACATGGCGTTCTGGGCGTCGGTTGACGTTGACGCGCAAGGCGCTTCGGCGCTGATGACGCTCACCAAGAGCGACCGGGTTCGCTGGTCATCCAATGTATCAAATGTTGACCGCCTCTCGCCCGCCGCTGTGAACGGCGAGTTTCCGCCCAATGCGTTGTTGGACGACGGGCGCGTGATTATCGTTGTGATTGTGTTCCCCGATGTTAACGACATTGCCGCCCGCGCCGCGATTACCGCCGCTGGCGGTGAAGTGCAGGGGATAGAATTTGAAGATGTCTATCGAGTGGCAGTCGATCCGCAAAAGATGCAGGCCATCGCCTCGATTGACGCCGTCCGTTGGATCGAACCGCTTCTACCGGAACGCATTGAAAATAACGTCACTGCTGCTCAGCGTTCACAAGCAAGCACGCTGCGCTCTCCGCAATTCAATATGACGGGACGCGATGTCACCGTCGGCGTGTGGGACGGCGGGGCGGTTTATCCGCACACTGATTTTGGCAACCGCTTGACGCTTGGCAACAATGTTTCTTATGGCAACCATGGCACCCACGTTGCGGGCACCATCGGCGGTTCAGGCGCTTCGGCGGCGAACTCGCTGGGTATGGCGCCGAGCGTTGCGATCCGTTCTTACGACTGGACGAACGACGTCAGCGAAATGAACGCCGCGATTGATTTGGGCGTACGTCTTTCTAACCACTCATACGGATACATCGCGGGTTGGTATTACAACGGCGGGTGGCAAGACACCGGCGACCGCTTGTTTGGTTTGTACGCCTACAGCGCTCGCGGCTATGATGATGTGGTCTACAAGAAAAACCTGTTGATTTTTAAATCGGCGGGCAATGACCGCAACGATGGCCCTGACGCTTACAATGGCGGCCCGCGTCGCGACGGCCCCTATGACACCATCCCCGCCGTCGGCGTTGCGAAAAACATCGTCACCATCGGCGCGTTGGAAGACAACGATACAATGTCTTCGTTCAGCAGCTGGGGCCCGGCCAACGATGGTCGCGTCAAGCCAGATATCTGCGCCAACGGCGTGTCGTTATATTCAACCACGCTTAACAACAGCCACGGCTATATGTCAGGAACGTCAATGTCGTCGCCCAGCGCATGCGGCACGGCAGCGCTGCTCTATCAATATTTCCTTGAGCAGCATGGCGAAGACCCGCTGGCCTCTTCGATGAAAGCCATGTTGATCCACGGCGCCAGAGACTTAGGCCGCGTGGGTCCCGATTATGAATATGGCTGGGGCATCATGCAGGCGGAAAATACCGCCAATCTCATCAACAACTTACAATGGCGCGAAGGCGAAGTGACCGACGGCAGCATGTTGTCATATCGCGTATCGGTTCCCGCCGGAGAGCCTGAATTAAAAGTGACCGTGGTGTGGACGGATCCTCCAGGACCGTACTCAACCGATACGCCGCTCATCAACAATCTTGACTTGGTGTTGGTTTCGCCCTCAGGCGTGACTCATCGCCCGTGGGTGTTGAACAAAAACCAACCCAGCGTTGCAGCGACTCGCGGCGTCAATACGGTTGATAATGTCGAGCAGGTGGTTGTTGCTAACCCTGAAGCGGGAACATGGACCTACCGCGTCGAAGGAACTCTAGTACCGACTGGGCCGAATACCTTCTCGGTTGTCAGCGATTTCTTCTCTAGCGTGAATGATTCACAATCGTTCCGCGTCTATAACGATGGCCAGGGCACATTGCAGGTTTCATCGCTAGACTTTGACGTGGACAGCGATTGGATCGATTTGGATCCGCCCGCACCGTTTAATGTTGAGCCGGGTGAAAATCAGAAAGTTAACGTCAATGTTGACTTTGGTCTCGCTCCGGTTGGCGCCTTCAGCCGTCGTGTTGAAGTCTTCAATAATGATGCTGACCAGTCGAAGAACCCATATCCAAACGGTGTGTATTTGCGCTTTGACGTTGAAGCAACGCCAACGCCTGTACCGCCAACCAACACTCCTGTTCCTCCGACGGCGACCAACACGCCGCTGCCGACGAATACGCCGACCATCACGCCGACGCCAGTGCCGCCGACAATAACTCCGACGCCGCTGCCGCCGACCAATACGCCAACGCCGGGGCCGCCGACCAATACGCCAACGCCGGGGCCGCCGACCAACACCCCTGTGCCCCCGACGGTGACGAACACTCCGGTTCCAGGACAGCCGACTAACACGCCGGTTCCGCCGACGAATACTCCGGTTCCTGGGCAGCCGACTAACACGCCGGTTCCGCCGACGAATACACCAGTTCCAGGACAACCGACTAACACGCCGGTTCCTCCAACGAATACTCCGGTTCCTGGGCAGCCGACGAACACGCCGGTTCCTCCAACGAATACACCTGTTCCAGGACAGCCGACTAACACCCCGGTTCCAGGACAGCCGACTAACACTCCGGTTCCTCCTGTAGCGACGAGTACGCCAGCGCCGGGACAACCGACCAACACTCCAGTACCGCCGACGAACACTCCAGTTCCAACGCCGACGCCTCCATTGGGCGAGCGGGTATACACCTTCCCGTTTGAACCATTTGGCGCTTCGTTGATTGATCTCGGTTTTGCTGCGTTCCCATTCACAGCCGACACGGGAATCGAAGTGACGCCCAGCGATCCCGCCATGCCTGAAGCAAGCAATGGCGTAGGGCTGCGCGTAACGGTTCCTGCTGGGCAACTGGTAACGATCATCGGCCCGCAAGTGGAACTCGGTTCCAATCCGGCCCGCATTTCGGGTTGGTACAACGCCATGAGCGAATCGCTGCAAGTTGCAGTCGGCGCCTTCACGCAAATAAGCGGCGTTGACGGTTCGGCGGGGTATTCATACAACAGTGCGCCGGAAGTTAGCCTGGGCGAATGGCGCCAGATTCGCATCGAGTTGGTGCAAGAGTATACCAGCGTGACGCCGTTCATCACGCTGTTCAACGAAGGCGAACAAACCGCGACCTTCTACTTTGATAATATGGTAATCGACCAGAACGAAACCTTGCGTCAGCCTGACGACTTTGTCGCGCTGGGCGAGTGGCAGCCGAACTTGTTCTTGTCTCCTGACACCTCAGGTTCCGCGACCTTTGACGGCTCTGATTTGGTGCTTGAACTCGCGCCGGGAGACGAAGCCGTGCGGTTTGGGTCGCTATATGATATGGGTGAAGCGCCGAAGAAATTTGCCGCTGAATTTGACGTGGTCCGTGACACCAACGACATCGGCGGTACGCTGACATTGCTGATCGGCAACGGCAGCAATATGGCGATCCATGAAATTCCACTGGCGCAAGTCCCGCTTGGTTCGACCAAGACATTTGTGGTCAGCGGCATGGCGTCCGTACAAAATAACCCGATGATGCTCGTTGCGCAAATCGTCGGCGAAGGCGTGCATAAAGTCCGAATCACGGGCGTACGCGCTTTTGAGATGGAGCCGTAA